The following DNA comes from Cellulophaga sp. HaHa_2_95.
AGAAGAGATGAAAAATAAACTTGAAGCTGTAGCTCTTTTTCATGAAACATTTGGAATGGGAGTTGCTAGCGCTATGAAAGCTGATTTGGGATCCCGCAAAAATTTACTTCGTTTTAATTTAATGGATGAAGAAAATAAAGAATATCTTGAAGCTGCTGAAAATAATGATTTGGTAGAAGTGGCCGATGCTTTGGGTGATATGTTATACATATTATGTGGTACTATTTTAGAGCATGGTATGCAATATAAAATAGAAGAGGTGTTCAATGAAATTCAACGGAGTAATATGAGTAAGTTAGGAGCAGATGGTAAACCTATATATAGAGAGGATGGTAAAGTATTAAAAGGGCCAAATTACTTTGTGCCAAATATTGATAAGATTTTAAAGGAATAAAAAAACCGCCCATAGGCGGTTTTTTCTTTGTTATTATTATTCAATCTATAATTTATAACGCCATCCAAATTTATCTTCGGCTTTATTATATTGAATATCTGTGATTCTTTTCTTTAATAAAGAAGCGTAGCTTTCTTCCAATTCTGGAAGCTCATAATCTGTTTCTTTAAAACCAAATCCTGAAATAGGTGAAATAACAGCGGCAGTACCTGCACCAAACATTTCTTTTAAGGAGCCATCTTTAGCAGCAGCAACCACTTCGGCAACGGTTAGCTTTCTAACTTCAACAGTAATTTTTTCTTCTTTAGCTATTTCAATAATACTTTTTCTTGTGATACCATCTAGTATCCTGTCACTAGTAGGGCCTGTAATTAAAGTATCATTAATACGAACAAAAATATTCATCGCGCCCGCCTCTTCTATGTATTCATGCGTATTATCGTCTGTCCAGATAACTTGATTGTATCCTTTTTCAACAGCTAGTTGTGTGGGATAGAACTGTCCTGCATAGTTACCGCCAGCTTTAGCATAACCAACACCGCCATTTGCAGATCTAGAATATTTTTCTTCGATTAAAACCTTTACTTTCCCAGAGAAATACGATCCTGAAGGTGCAAGGCATATCATGAATTTATACTCATTTGCTGGTGATGCATGAAAACCTTGTCCTGAAGCAAAAATAAAAGGTCTAATATACATCGAGCTTCCTTCGTTTTTTGGAATCCACTGGTCATCTACTTTTAAGAGGGTCTTAAGGCCTTCCATAAAATAATCTTCCGGAATCTCAGGAATAGCTAATCTTTTTGCGGAAATATTTAAACGTTTATGATTGTCTAGAGGTCTAAATAACCAAGTAGAGTCCTCACTGTCTTTGTAGGCTTTCATACCTTCAAAAATTGATTGCCCGTAATGGAAAATTTTTGCAGAAGGATCTAAAG
Coding sequences within:
- a CDS encoding nucleoside triphosphate pyrophosphohydrolase family protein, which encodes MKNKLEAVALFHETFGMGVASAMKADLGSRKNLLRFNLMDEENKEYLEAAENNDLVEVADALGDMLYILCGTILEHGMQYKIEEVFNEIQRSNMSKLGADGKPIYREDGKVLKGPNYFVPNIDKILKE
- a CDS encoding branched-chain amino acid aminotransferase encodes the protein METTANNLVTVEKSKTSKIDQVDFDNLSFGSIYSDHMLVCDYKNGAWENPKVVPYGPVSLDPSAKIFHYGQSIFEGMKAYKDSEDSTWLFRPLDNHKRLNISAKRLAIPEIPEDYFMEGLKTLLKVDDQWIPKNEGSSMYIRPFIFASGQGFHASPANEYKFMICLAPSGSYFSGKVKVLIEEKYSRSANGGVGYAKAGGNYAGQFYPTQLAVEKGYNQVIWTDDNTHEYIEEAGAMNIFVRINDTLITGPTSDRILDGITRKSIIEIAKEEKITVEVRKLTVAEVVAAAKDGSLKEMFGAGTAAVISPISGFGFKETDYELPELEESYASLLKKRITDIQYNKAEDKFGWRYKL